The Parvibaculaceae bacterium PLY_AMNH_Bact1 genome window below encodes:
- a CDS encoding alpha/beta hydrolase (Derived by automated computational analysis using gene prediction method: Protein Homology.), translated as MTVFSNSGIDIAYDDVGSGDPILLLHGFASTRTDNWSRTGWYGTLEKTGRRVIAMDWRGHGESTASYSVADYTTDLLVGDVRALLDHLGIDKLDVFGFSMGAGLALQLALQEGKRVDHLVLAGIGGNMLDPNRTPRFTENIFDAASADEISDPTAKGFRLYADQLGQDLKALAACAGANRTSPEADDLFAVRAKTLVVAGQRDDLAGDPVVLAEAIPGAKGELIPGADHMYLLTNGAFKGTVIDFLTGWL; from the coding sequence ATGACGGTTTTCTCCAATAGCGGAATTGATATTGCCTATGACGATGTGGGGTCCGGAGATCCTATATTGCTATTGCATGGGTTCGCCTCAACGCGGACAGACAACTGGTCACGGACGGGTTGGTACGGAACGTTGGAAAAAACGGGGCGCAGGGTGATCGCTATGGATTGGCGCGGGCATGGTGAGAGCACAGCCAGTTATTCTGTTGCTGATTACACCACTGACCTTTTGGTTGGTGACGTCCGGGCGCTGTTGGATCATCTGGGGATCGACAAACTTGATGTGTTTGGGTTTTCGATGGGAGCAGGGCTGGCGCTCCAGCTTGCCCTTCAGGAAGGCAAGAGGGTCGACCATTTGGTGCTCGCTGGAATTGGCGGCAATATGCTTGATCCAAATCGCACGCCGCGTTTTACCGAAAATATCTTCGACGCTGCGTCCGCGGACGAGATTTCTGATCCCACGGCTAAAGGCTTTCGCCTTTATGCAGACCAACTGGGACAGGACCTGAAAGCGCTCGCTGCGTGTGCGGGGGCGAACAGAACGTCACCGGAGGCTGACGATTTGTTTGCGGTGCGGGCTAAGACGTTGGTTGTTGCTGGTCAGAGGGACGATCTCGCAGGGGACCCAGTGGTTTTGGCAGAGGCGATACCTGGCGCCAAGGGCGAACTCATTCCTGGGGCGGACCATATGTACCTGCTGACCAATGGGGCATTCAAAGGCACTGTGATCGATTTTCTTACTGGTTGGCTCTAG
- a CDS encoding MFS transporter (Derived by automated computational analysis using gene prediction method: Protein Homology. GO_function: GO:0022857 - transmembrane transporter activity [Evidence IEA]; GO_process: GO:0055085 - transmembrane transport [Evidence IEA]), producing MADAATQRDDALKRSTLFAFALPAAPIAALGLPLAVHIPPFYAKITGLELTFIGVLFLLIRFWDVFTDPVLGVLSDRFETKWGRRRHWIVASVPIVMLSVYMIFIPPFEVVGAVYLLGWMVVLYIGWTLLTISHMSWGAELTPSYNERSRVQGAREIALILGMVAVLSLPIVIEQMQPEDLDHARVAAMGWFVIVLLPIMVFVATKFVGERETPRPEHVPFAETIRVLSRNRPLRIVLICDLLGGIGGGLVASLFIFLVEDTLKLAALSGILLLSYFLAGVFCIPIWIKLSERVGKHKATAYSAIFSGVTVPLIFFIPEGNALIALICWVVFGFNMAAGPFLYRSIMADVADHDSVDSGLQRTGLFYSLLTSTNKIGAAFAIFIGFFLLDQAGFVAKGENSQEVLDQLRFIYVVPAVVVSFAVAIIIWRFPLDEKTQVANRKVLEQRAIDAAAAAIIDVTGEPSDAQSSGPQPSGAGGN from the coding sequence ATGGCAGACGCGGCCACCCAGCGCGATGATGCGCTCAAAAGGTCAACTTTGTTTGCGTTTGCCCTACCGGCAGCCCCGATCGCTGCGCTGGGACTCCCGCTTGCTGTGCATATTCCGCCGTTCTACGCGAAAATTACAGGCCTTGAACTGACGTTTATTGGCGTGTTGTTTTTGCTCATTCGTTTCTGGGATGTATTTACTGATCCAGTTCTGGGCGTGTTGTCAGACCGCTTTGAAACCAAATGGGGACGGCGTCGACATTGGATCGTCGCGTCTGTTCCGATCGTCATGCTGTCAGTCTACATGATCTTCATTCCACCCTTCGAAGTTGTTGGCGCCGTCTATCTGCTTGGCTGGATGGTTGTGCTTTACATAGGGTGGACGCTTCTCACCATCTCGCACATGTCTTGGGGGGCAGAGTTAACCCCGTCCTACAACGAGCGCTCGCGGGTGCAAGGCGCACGTGAGATTGCTCTCATTCTTGGCATGGTAGCAGTTCTCAGCCTGCCAATTGTCATTGAGCAGATGCAGCCGGAAGACCTTGATCATGCTCGTGTGGCCGCAATGGGATGGTTTGTGATCGTTCTGTTGCCCATCATGGTGTTTGTTGCGACGAAGTTTGTCGGAGAACGTGAGACGCCACGCCCAGAGCATGTGCCCTTTGCCGAAACCATTCGGGTGTTGAGCCGCAATCGTCCTTTGCGGATTGTGCTGATATGCGATCTGCTGGGAGGTATTGGTGGCGGTCTTGTCGCAAGCCTCTTCATCTTCCTCGTCGAAGACACACTAAAGCTCGCGGCTCTATCTGGTATCTTGCTGCTTTCATATTTCCTCGCGGGCGTTTTTTGTATTCCAATTTGGATCAAGCTGTCAGAGAGGGTTGGCAAACACAAAGCGACAGCTTACTCAGCAATTTTTAGCGGCGTCACCGTTCCGCTGATCTTCTTCATTCCAGAGGGCAATGCGCTGATAGCGCTCATTTGTTGGGTCGTCTTCGGTTTCAATATGGCGGCGGGCCCGTTTCTTTACCGGTCAATTATGGCTGATGTCGCAGATCATGACTCCGTTGATTCAGGCCTCCAGCGCACGGGGCTTTTTTACTCTCTCCTGACCAGCACCAACAAGATTGGTGCGGCGTTTGCTATTTTTATCGGGTTCTTTCTGCTTGATCAGGCAGGCTTTGTGGCAAAAGGGGAGAACTCCCAGGAAGTTCTCGACCAACTTCGCTTCATCTATGTTGTGCCCGCTGTAGTTGTGAGTTTCGCTGTTGCCATCATCATATGGCGTTTCCCATTGGATGAGAAAACACAAGTGGCGAACAGGAAGGTTCTGGAGCAGCGAGCTATCGATGCTGCGGCTGCAGCGATTATTGATGTGACCGGCGAGCCGTCAGACGCTCAGTCCTCCGGTCCGCAACCTTCTGGCGCTGGTGGAAACTAG
- a CDS encoding zinc-finger domain-containing protein (Derived by automated computational analysis using gene prediction method: Protein Homology.) yields the protein MASGTNIPKFRNDTGVGEIRIGAKEFKCVGATPPNDHPHVFLDMGEESEIICPYCSTLYKHDASLAADEASPAEAAWREAS from the coding sequence ATGGCGAGCGGCACAAATATCCCCAAATTTCGTAATGATACAGGCGTAGGCGAAATCCGCATTGGCGCCAAAGAATTCAAATGTGTGGGCGCCACACCTCCCAATGATCATCCCCATGTCTTCCTCGACATGGGGGAAGAGTCAGAGATCATCTGCCCCTACTGCTCAACACTCTATAAGCACGATGCGTCACTAGCGGCTGATGAGGCCTCACCAGCAGAAGCCGCCTGGCGGGAAGCATCCTAA
- a CDS encoding ATP-binding protein (Derived by automated computational analysis using gene prediction method: Protein Homology.): MSHEIRTPMNGVLGMAELLLMTEVNAVQKNYAQTILQSGNALLTIINDILDFSKINDGKLELESAPFNLKTLVDDVTALVRPTADAKGIELTSRIHPKLPELFVGDAGRLRQVLLNFVGNAVKFTDEGHVTVIVSGFTDSNVSRIKVEVEDTGIGIPEDRLNAIFEKFNQVDNTGSREFEGTGLGLTICKMLIEKTGGSIQVESSLGHGSNFSFNIELPVHTQVTKNSTCNATTSEADARAPENVMAAKSDDALNAPHTNTNPENKDREFCVLVVEDNVVNQKVVGAFLETLNIGFMIAEDGRQALDMLEEHQPNLVLMDMSMPVLNGIDTTIEIRRREETSGVHTIIVGLTANAIKGDRERCLSVGMDDYLSKPVDLEKLEACLQNWLQPQEIVLNEKAAG; the protein is encoded by the coding sequence ATGAGCCACGAAATCCGCACACCGATGAACGGTGTCTTAGGTATGGCAGAGCTGCTGCTCATGACGGAAGTGAATGCAGTACAAAAAAACTACGCACAAACAATTTTGCAGTCCGGCAATGCCCTCCTAACCATCATCAACGACATTCTCGACTTTTCCAAAATTAATGACGGTAAGCTCGAGCTTGAAAGCGCGCCATTCAATCTGAAAACATTGGTTGATGATGTAACGGCATTAGTAAGACCAACTGCGGATGCAAAAGGCATAGAACTTACATCTCGCATCCACCCAAAATTGCCGGAGCTGTTTGTCGGCGACGCAGGGCGCTTGAGGCAGGTTCTTCTGAACTTCGTAGGCAATGCCGTAAAGTTCACAGATGAAGGTCATGTAACCGTTATTGTATCCGGGTTTACAGACAGCAATGTCTCTCGGATCAAGGTAGAAGTTGAAGATACCGGCATCGGCATCCCCGAAGACCGCCTCAACGCTATTTTTGAAAAATTCAATCAGGTAGACAATACCGGCTCCCGAGAATTCGAGGGAACCGGGCTGGGCCTTACAATCTGCAAAATGCTGATCGAAAAAACGGGCGGGTCAATTCAAGTCGAAAGCTCACTTGGCCACGGATCAAATTTTTCGTTCAACATTGAGCTCCCCGTCCATACTCAAGTGACCAAAAACTCTACCTGCAACGCGACAACCTCCGAAGCTGATGCAAGAGCACCCGAAAACGTCATGGCGGCGAAGTCTGATGATGCGCTCAATGCGCCGCATACAAACACCAACCCGGAAAACAAGGATCGAGAATTCTGTGTCCTCGTAGTGGAGGACAATGTCGTCAATCAGAAGGTGGTTGGGGCTTTCCTCGAAACCCTCAACATAGGCTTCATGATTGCTGAAGATGGCCGACAGGCACTGGATATGCTGGAAGAACATCAGCCCAACCTCGTTCTCATGGACATGTCAATGCCAGTGCTGAATGGAATTGATACCACAATTGAAATACGCCGCCGCGAGGAGACATCTGGAGTGCACACGATCATTGTTGGCCTGACCGCAAACGCCATCAAGGGCGATCGCGAACGGTGCCTCTCTGTCGGCATGGATGACTATCTCTCCAAACCAGTTGACCTGGAAAAACTAGAAGCCTGCTTACAGAACTGGTTGCAACCGCAAGAGATTGTGCTCAATGAAAAAGCAGCAGGTTGA
- a CDS encoding amidohydrolase family protein (Derived by automated computational analysis using gene prediction method: Protein Homology.) produces the protein MGAIDVWAQITTQRMADRPWMDTLLRWTGRPGDRSIPDVAGTLAAMDAADVDIMFLSAWQGPEGSLISNEEVAASIDTAPSRFRGLATVDVNNPVEAVREIRRWVDGERFVGVRLVPWLLDLPPNDRRYYPIYVACVEAGVPFCTQIGHTGPLCRSEPGRLIPYLDDVLLDFPDLKIVGGHVGFPWIDELVSLSLKYPNLYVDTSAYAVHRLPEDFVKFMKGPGQSRVMFGTNWPMLSPSRCLKHLDALDLSDEGRELFLSGNARRVFGLEAG, from the coding sequence ATGGGTGCGATTGATGTTTGGGCTCAGATAACGACACAGCGCATGGCGGACCGGCCATGGATGGATACGCTACTGCGCTGGACAGGGCGGCCGGGTGATCGGTCGATCCCAGATGTGGCAGGCACCCTTGCTGCGATGGACGCGGCTGATGTGGATATTATGTTTCTGTCCGCCTGGCAGGGGCCGGAAGGTTCCTTGATCAGCAATGAAGAGGTTGCGGCATCTATCGATACGGCGCCAAGCCGGTTTCGCGGATTGGCGACCGTTGATGTCAACAATCCTGTCGAGGCTGTCCGTGAGATACGTCGGTGGGTCGACGGAGAGCGTTTTGTCGGCGTGCGGCTTGTGCCATGGTTGTTGGACCTACCGCCCAATGACCGGCGTTATTATCCGATCTATGTCGCTTGCGTTGAAGCCGGCGTGCCTTTTTGCACGCAGATTGGGCACACCGGACCACTTTGTCGTTCGGAGCCAGGTCGTCTTATTCCATATTTGGACGACGTGCTTCTGGACTTTCCTGACCTGAAAATCGTTGGTGGGCATGTTGGTTTTCCGTGGATCGATGAGCTCGTCTCTCTCAGTCTCAAATATCCCAACTTGTACGTGGATACGTCAGCTTACGCGGTGCACCGGCTACCAGAAGACTTTGTGAAGTTCATGAAGGGGCCCGGACAGTCACGCGTCATGTTCGGTACGAACTGGCCTATGTTATCGCCAAGTCGCTGTCTGAAACATCTGGACGCGCTCGACCTTTCAGACGAGGGCAGGGAGCTTTTTCTGAGCGGCAATGCCAGGCGTGTGTTTGGGCTAGAGGCTGGGTGA
- a CDS encoding MarR family transcriptional regulator (Derived by automated computational analysis using gene prediction method: Protein Homology. GO_function: GO:0003700 - DNA-binding transcription factor activity [Evidence IEA]; GO_process: GO:0006355 - regulation of DNA-templated transcription [Evidence IEA]) produces the protein MSAHKERLYFLLQVAAHRLKTEADNVLMDAADLTTAQVAVLNLIASSKEMRQRDLARRLKQNESAITAMITRLMKADLVARRRSDTDGRTWLLELTENGKKTLKRAERPFEEINARLDATLGKKNASVLANQLDAIADEFSDSG, from the coding sequence ATGTCAGCACACAAAGAACGCCTCTATTTCCTGCTGCAGGTCGCAGCTCACCGCCTAAAAACTGAAGCAGACAATGTATTGATGGACGCAGCGGACCTCACCACAGCGCAGGTTGCCGTCCTCAACCTCATCGCGTCGTCTAAGGAGATGAGACAAAGAGATCTCGCTCGGCGTTTAAAGCAAAACGAGTCCGCCATAACAGCAATGATAACCAGATTGATGAAAGCCGACCTTGTTGCGCGTCGTCGCAGCGATACGGACGGGCGCACCTGGTTGCTGGAACTCACAGAAAATGGGAAGAAAACGCTAAAGCGTGCAGAGAGGCCGTTCGAAGAAATAAACGCCCGCCTTGACGCTACGTTAGGCAAGAAGAATGCTTCCGTGCTGGCAAACCAACTCGACGCGATCGCAGATGAGTTTTCAGACAGCGGCTGA
- a CDS encoding MFS transporter (Derived by automated computational analysis using gene prediction method: Protein Homology. GO_function: GO:0022857 - transmembrane transporter activity [Evidence IEA]; GO_process: GO:0055085 - transmembrane transport [Evidence IEA]) produces the protein MSTATPEPQERAEDKTKHLSKAKLYMLALASAVVTANAYYIHPIIARVAEDFSVSAAMIGAVPALNQIALALGILLLLPLGDRVSNRRLTSIFVAGQFCGILAMALVQDFRLFIAGSTLLGFFTIAPYLLPAYVSKRVSPSELGHATGILTAGIIGGILLARAGAGFLGENFGWRTVYFVAATLMLIVSIALPLIMEEREHQTPARQSYKQLIYSILPIIQTHPDIIRAGAIQALSFGIFLAVWLGLGLHLTSPEMGYGVDTVGYLAAISALNLVTTPRMGAWVDKTGAYKARVILATIQLLGVGSLFVFGNNLWLLMIPLITMNLVGPVIDITGRMTFLNQDATVRTRLMTVYIFLMFLGGGMASWVGTVAYDLAGWTGNVTFAFVMSILVLTLSAWSYAKAESRTQ, from the coding sequence ATGTCCACGGCTACCCCCGAGCCTCAAGAACGCGCTGAAGACAAAACCAAGCATCTAAGCAAAGCAAAACTCTACATGTTGGCGTTGGCAAGCGCGGTCGTGACAGCGAATGCCTATTACATTCATCCGATCATCGCTCGTGTTGCAGAAGACTTCAGCGTGAGCGCTGCAATGATTGGCGCCGTTCCTGCTCTCAACCAGATTGCCCTCGCACTCGGCATTCTGCTTCTGTTGCCGCTTGGCGATAGGGTGAGCAATAGGCGGCTCACATCAATCTTTGTCGCCGGACAGTTCTGCGGCATTCTCGCGATGGCTCTGGTTCAGGACTTCAGGTTGTTCATCGCTGGCTCGACACTACTCGGGTTTTTCACCATCGCGCCCTACCTTCTACCAGCCTATGTGTCAAAACGCGTCAGCCCATCAGAGCTCGGCCATGCCACAGGCATTCTGACTGCAGGCATAATTGGAGGCATCCTGCTCGCGCGCGCAGGTGCTGGCTTCTTGGGAGAGAATTTTGGCTGGCGTACCGTGTATTTTGTCGCCGCCACGTTGATGTTGATCGTGTCCATCGCCCTGCCTCTCATCATGGAAGAACGCGAACATCAAACACCCGCACGCCAATCCTATAAGCAACTGATCTATTCGATCCTCCCGATCATTCAGACACACCCAGATATCATTCGTGCTGGCGCCATCCAAGCATTGAGCTTCGGCATCTTCCTCGCCGTCTGGCTGGGACTGGGTCTTCACCTGACAAGCCCCGAAATGGGGTACGGCGTCGATACTGTCGGATATCTTGCAGCTATCTCTGCACTTAATCTTGTGACAACGCCGCGTATGGGAGCATGGGTCGACAAAACCGGTGCTTACAAAGCCCGCGTGATCCTGGCGACCATCCAGTTGCTTGGTGTCGGCTCGCTTTTCGTTTTTGGCAACAACCTGTGGCTTCTCATGATCCCCCTCATCACAATGAACCTGGTAGGCCCTGTTATCGACATTACCGGCCGGATGACCTTCCTCAACCAGGATGCCACAGTCAGAACACGCCTCATGACCGTTTACATCTTCCTGATGTTCTTAGGCGGTGGCATGGCCAGCTGGGTGGGCACCGTCGCCTATGACCTGGCCGGGTGGACTGGCAATGTCACATTCGCATTTGTCATGTCCATCCTCGTCCTCACCCTGTCCGCCTGGAGCTACGCAAAGGCAGAGAGCCGCACCCAATAG
- a CDS encoding DUF3604 domain-containing protein (Derived by automated computational analysis using gene prediction method: Protein Homology.), with the protein MRWIYGVGVLVVVAGVSAYFYVQHQLNAPIFTEERQQQIEAEVAAQNEEAFTRPARQPATYPPSNPLNNAYFGDLHSHSALSFDSYIFGNRLSVDEAYQIAKGNAFETASGERIQLSVPLDFAAVTDHAEGFGLFETCAGEDVSDDFMNLCRRFETPNASFFLDLREAGEKRPPENLGGSDDAIEGEQARSTWAQIVAAAERHNEPGRFTTFAAYEYSPPLPDRGKIHRNVIFRNDKVPARAISAFDALTEIDLWNMILADCEAPCDFITIPHNPNKSWGLAFASHTIDGDAYTEEDWKLRDAVEPLVEIFQIKGNSECSLGFGATDEECGFEQFLPPCAEGQVTQCIHPTSMARDGLKLGLKLEEELGFNPLDFGMIGSTDTHNSNPGNAEEYDFRGAAALFTGNANLRLRGLRGGRATTVQNPGGLAVVWAPANTRDALFDAMERKEVYATSGTRIRLRFFGGPSYKDGLLTEDNPIETAYQLGVPMGGMLRPSEGETPSFFVHALQDPLNAPLDRVQIIKGWIEDGDVKELVYDVACSDGRTADPDTRRCSTSQASVDLTNCAFDADKGAQLLQTVWQDPNYDAAQRAFYYARVVQNPTCRWSTYDALRLGEAPPEDLPSTSTEMAWSSPIWVGKQ; encoded by the coding sequence ATGCGCTGGATTTATGGTGTGGGAGTGTTGGTGGTTGTGGCGGGGGTTTCTGCCTATTTTTACGTCCAGCATCAATTAAATGCACCAATCTTTACGGAAGAGAGGCAACAACAAATCGAGGCAGAGGTGGCTGCCCAGAATGAAGAGGCGTTTACGCGTCCGGCGCGGCAGCCAGCGACATATCCTCCTTCCAATCCTTTGAACAATGCCTATTTCGGGGATTTGCATTCCCACTCCGCCTTGTCCTTCGACTCGTACATTTTTGGAAATCGACTCTCTGTCGACGAGGCCTATCAGATCGCCAAAGGGAATGCGTTTGAAACTGCCTCTGGGGAGCGAATTCAACTCTCCGTGCCTCTCGATTTTGCGGCAGTTACTGACCATGCAGAGGGGTTTGGTCTGTTTGAAACATGTGCAGGTGAGGATGTTTCTGATGATTTCATGAACCTGTGTCGACGCTTTGAAACACCTAACGCCAGCTTTTTTCTTGATTTGAGAGAAGCTGGTGAAAAACGACCGCCGGAGAATCTTGGTGGTTCAGATGATGCGATTGAGGGAGAGCAGGCGCGGTCAACATGGGCGCAAATCGTGGCAGCTGCGGAGCGCCATAATGAACCCGGTCGTTTTACAACCTTTGCGGCCTATGAGTATTCGCCTCCTCTGCCTGATAGGGGCAAGATCCATCGAAATGTTATCTTTCGAAACGATAAGGTTCCGGCGCGTGCGATCTCAGCATTTGATGCACTGACGGAGATTGATCTGTGGAACATGATCCTTGCGGATTGTGAAGCGCCGTGTGACTTCATCACCATTCCCCACAACCCGAACAAGTCCTGGGGCTTGGCGTTTGCGAGCCACACTATTGATGGCGATGCTTACACAGAAGAAGATTGGAAATTGCGCGACGCGGTTGAACCACTGGTTGAGATTTTTCAGATTAAGGGGAATTCTGAATGCAGCCTGGGGTTTGGTGCGACAGATGAAGAATGTGGCTTTGAACAGTTTTTGCCACCCTGCGCGGAAGGTCAGGTGACGCAGTGCATTCATCCGACCTCCATGGCGAGAGACGGCCTCAAGCTAGGGTTGAAACTTGAAGAAGAGCTGGGCTTCAATCCGCTCGATTTTGGCATGATTGGTAGTACGGATACGCATAACTCCAATCCAGGCAACGCCGAAGAGTATGATTTTCGGGGTGCTGCTGCGTTGTTCACAGGGAACGCCAATCTGCGTCTTCGTGGTTTGCGGGGTGGGCGCGCGACGACCGTCCAAAACCCCGGAGGGCTTGCAGTTGTTTGGGCACCTGCGAATACGCGTGATGCCTTGTTTGATGCGATGGAGCGCAAGGAGGTCTATGCGACCAGCGGCACACGTATTCGTCTGCGTTTCTTTGGTGGGCCCTCTTATAAAGACGGTCTGCTGACCGAAGACAATCCAATTGAAACTGCTTACCAGCTGGGCGTACCGATGGGTGGCATGCTTCGCCCAAGCGAGGGCGAGACACCGTCCTTTTTTGTGCACGCGCTGCAGGATCCGTTGAATGCGCCTTTGGACCGCGTGCAGATCATCAAAGGCTGGATAGAAGATGGGGACGTCAAAGAGCTGGTGTATGATGTCGCGTGCAGCGATGGACGCACAGCAGACCCGGATACGCGACGGTGCTCCACGTCTCAGGCTTCCGTCGACCTTACCAATTGTGCCTTCGACGCGGATAAGGGCGCGCAGCTTCTACAAACTGTTTGGCAAGATCCGAACTATGACGCTGCTCAGCGCGCGTTTTACTACGCACGCGTCGTACAAAACCCCACCTGCAGGTGGTCCACTTATGATGCGTTGCGGTTGGGTGAAGCTCCGCCTGAGGATCTGCCAAGCACAAGCACGGAAATGGCGTGGTCTTCTCCCATCTGGGTCGGCAAACAGTAG
- a CDS encoding response regulator (Derived by automated computational analysis using gene prediction method: Protein Homology.) — protein sequence MAEDSHVNQQVIRACFLPFEVDLICVENGEQAVEMLSEERCDIVLMDIQMPVLDGVQATRKIRTSAESWADVPVIALTANAMEGDRETYIEAGMNGYVSKPVDLKLLLEDVTQVTGFDFWQEGTPSSSELEDQAREVSSM from the coding sequence CTGGCCGAGGACAGTCATGTGAACCAGCAGGTTATTCGGGCATGTTTTTTGCCGTTTGAGGTTGACCTGATTTGTGTGGAGAACGGTGAACAAGCTGTTGAGATGCTCAGCGAGGAACGCTGTGACATTGTCTTAATGGATATTCAAATGCCCGTTCTTGATGGTGTTCAAGCAACCAGAAAAATTCGAACTTCGGCAGAATCCTGGGCAGATGTGCCAGTGATTGCACTCACCGCAAATGCGATGGAAGGTGATCGGGAAACATATATTGAAGCTGGTATGAATGGATATGTGTCCAAGCCCGTAGACCTTAAGTTGTTGCTGGAGGACGTCACTCAGGTGACCGGGTTCGACTTCTGGCAGGAGGGCACTCCGTCTTCTTCTGAATTAGAGGACCAAGCGCGCGAAGTTTCCAGCATGTAG
- a CDS encoding hypothetical protein (Derived by automated computational analysis using gene prediction method: Protein Homology.), whose amino-acid sequence MEFMMVNASHSPILDFPARESEAVVAVLAALAETRDRIAAFGPDLVVLFGNDHYGGQQMSCMPSFCIGVEATALADVGGTPGPLNVPRDLAIEAVSDLRDQGIDVAVSYDMKVDHGFSQALTRLTGGLKTYPVLPIFMCCIQPPLSHSNGYVLWVTPLGSLFSASHGKSGSASESP is encoded by the coding sequence ATGGAATTCATGATGGTCAACGCGTCTCACTCACCGATCTTGGACTTCCCAGCTCGAGAAAGCGAAGCAGTGGTTGCCGTCCTCGCGGCATTGGCGGAGACCCGTGATCGCATTGCAGCCTTTGGCCCTGACCTGGTGGTTCTGTTCGGCAATGATCACTATGGCGGCCAGCAAATGTCGTGCATGCCCTCTTTTTGCATCGGCGTAGAAGCAACAGCTCTAGCAGATGTCGGCGGCACACCCGGCCCCCTCAATGTCCCGCGGGACCTGGCCATTGAAGCCGTAAGCGACCTTCGCGACCAAGGGATTGATGTCGCCGTTTCCTACGACATGAAAGTCGACCACGGGTTTTCCCAAGCACTCACCAGGCTCACTGGGGGGCTCAAAACCTATCCCGTTCTTCCCATCTTTATGTGCTGCATTCAGCCCCCTTTGTCCCATTCAAACGGGTACGTGCTCTGGGTAACGCCGTTGGGCAGTTTATTCAGCGCGTCGCACGGGAAATCGGGATCGGCTTCGGAATCACCGTAG